Proteins encoded by one window of Lates calcarifer isolate ASB-BC8 linkage group LG5, TLL_Latcal_v3, whole genome shotgun sequence:
- the stox2a gene encoding storkhead-box protein 2 isoform X2: protein MSPISQSQFIPLGEILCLAISAMNSAHKPVNQEALVEHLTASFPGVPTPSSEVLRHTLNMLVRERKIYPTPEGYFIVTPQTYFITPSLIRTNNKWYHLDDRLPERQPQQQQQQQQQPQQCTSPQSGNVTPSTPGCLRERPPRKNHSDSYNSYREDPSRLHASALQSKSPKEHRGDSYQSKPPKDHSGEPPPSTSAKEHRGEPPSYPYPPLPTSPPAQQQPPPQDPADKSKNITSFPYKTDTLTKKKEGSGGSGSGEKQSKRFGLRLFRLSFKKDKMRQLATFSAQFPPEEWPLRDEDVPTTPIPREVEMEIIRRINPDLTVENVARHTAVMKRLEEERTQKNKAGSSAQHSARSRRGRGHRRAPHGKSRSHSKPRTSRGDPSEGSNWDLVFMERDYRFFSHSLVRSPREAMYTLERRRSGGATYLVHSNPNITESYCPVTPEWDVSGELAKRRTEMPFPEPSRGTCQSRVQRSHSHNQDRKSRQERSDQAKERSRSMDNSLKGLSLGAPEDFEPSLEERSHYYTDDGTLRATQKSSHYSRIMFSAAKFHSDFNVPDLGKGSLDESRIRSTMERNKSRDSLPTYNELMGLSPKPSTDEYFQCNTSNETILTAPSPQAKSEYDTLTSSGGLRKGSPADRQTPHLTSPHTMEYKEDLSAAKGQNGSVRLTPSQTPEPVQNARLTPHQHNVDPGGGGSSMVIKRKEIFSKDTLFKPPHNALSTGYVDSSYTKSGTLRKASHAKSTEALDNPEPQQPSNSATSSASPAVLQGCLEPTVPSASFDYYNVSDDEEEEEAEEDSHKELATAEDNKDHGEGGGNSGGGGGGGEGTMQWLLEREKDHDLQRKLETNLTLLSPKETENSSSQKSAHSARLDSMDSSSVTVDSGFNSPRTRESLASNTSSIVESNRRQNPALSPGHIGTSSIGLPFSFRAIPEPPTTQPEKLQKSSNCLASITSV from the exons ATGTCACCCATCAGCCAGTCACAGTTCATCCCGCTGGGGGAGATCTTGTGCCTGGCCATCTCTGCTATGAACTCTGCCCACAAGCCTGTCAACCAGGAGGCTCTGGTGGAGCACCTCACTGCCAGCTTCCCAG GCGTGCCTACACCCAGCTCAGAGGTTCTGCGACATACCCTGAACATGCTGGTGCGAGAGAGGAAGATCTACCCAACTCCAGAGGGCTACTTCATTGTCACTCCCCAGACCTACTTTATCACTCCCTCCCTcatcagaaccaacaacaaGTGGTATCACCTGGATGATCGGCTGCCAGAGCGTCAACcgcaacaacaacagcagcagcagcagcaacctcAGCAATGCACTTCGCCTCAGTCTGGCAACGTCACTCCGTCCACACCTGGCTGCCTGAGAGAGAGGCCTCCTCGCAAGAATCACAGTGACTCATACAATTCCTATCGCGAAGACCCCTCCAGACTTCACGCCTCTGCGCTCCAAAGTAAGTCACCCAAGGAGCACAGGGGAGATTCCTATCAAAGTAAGCCACCTAAGGATCACAGTGGGGAACCTCCACCGAGCACGTCAGCCAAGGAGCACCGAGGAGAACCGCCTTCATACCCCTATCCCCCACTTCCCACCTCCCCCCCTGCCCAGCAGCAACCGCCGCCTCAAGATCCAGCTGATAAGAGCAAAAACATCACTTCTTTTCCTTATAAAACTGACACTTTGaccaaaaagaaagaaggaagtgGTGGCAGCGGAAGTGGCGAGAAGCAATCCAAAAGGTTTGGACTCAGGCTGTTCAGACTGAGTTTCAAGAAGGACAAAATGCGGCAGCTGGCCACCTTCTCAGCCCAGTTCCCCCCGGAAGAGTGGCCTCTTCGTGACGAGGATGTGCCGACCACGCCCATTCCCCGCGAGGTGGAGATGGAGATTATCCGCCGAATCAACCCCGACCTAACAGTGGAGAATGTGGCGAGGCACACGGCTGTGATGAAGAGGCTGGAGGAAGAGCGTACGCAGAAGAACAAGGCGGGCTCTTCGGCCCAGCACAGTGCACGCAGCAGGAGGGGAAGGGGCCACCGGAGGGCTCCACATGGTAAGTCCCGCTCTCATAGCAAACCCCGGACCTCTAGGGGAGACCCCTCTGAGGGTTCAAACTGGGACCTCGTGTTCATGGAAAGAGATTACCGCTTCTTTAGCCACTCATTGGTTCGCTCGCCTCGGGAGGCCATGTACACCCTGGAGCGCAGGCGGAGTGGAGGTGCAACGTACCTGGTCCACAGCAACCCCAACATTACTGAATCGTACTGCCCTGTTACCCCCGAGTGGGATGTGTCTGGGGAGCTGGCTAAGAGACGGACAGAGATGCCCTTCCCTGAGCCGTCACGTGGAACGTGCCAGTCCAGGGTGCAAAGAAGTCACAGTCACAATCAGGACAGGAAGTCGCGTCAGGAGAGGTCTGATCAAGCTAAAGAACGATCTCGGTCCATGGACAACTCCCTCAAGGGCCTGTCACTGGGTGCGCCAGAAGACTTTGAACCCAGTCTGGAGGAGCGTAGTCATTACTACACTGATGACGGTACCCTGCGGGCCACACAGAAGTCCTCCCACTACTCAAGGATCATGTTCTCTGCTGCTAAGTTCCACTCTGATTTTAATGTGCCTGATTTGGGGAAAGGGAGTTTGGACGAGTCGAGGATCCGGAGTACGATGGAGAGGAACAAAAGCAGAGACAGCTTGCCAACGTACAATGAGCTAATGGGACTTTCTCCTAAGCCCTCAACAGATGAGTACTTCCAGTGCAATACGTCAAATGAAACAATCCTAACTGCCCCTTCGCCTCAGGCAAAATCAGAATATGACACATTAACCTCATCAGGGGGACTCCGAAAGGGCTCTCCGGCTGACCGCCAAACGCCTCACCTCACCTCTCCTCATACGATGGAGTACAAAGAGGACTTGTCGGCAGCAAAGGGACAGAATGGCTCGGTGCGACTGACACCAAGCCAGACGCCGGAGCCAGTGCAAAATGCCCGTTTGACGCCACACCAACACAACGTAGATCCCGGAGGGGGAGGGAGCAGTATGGTGATCAAGAGGAAAGAGATCTTCAGCAAGGACACTTTGTTCAAACCTCCACACAATGCCTTGTCCACAGGCTATGTGGACAGCAGCTACACCAAGTCCGGCACATTGCGGAAAGCCTCACATGCCAAATCAACAGAGGCCCTAGACAATCCTGAGCCCCAGCAGCCTTCCAATTCAGCCACTTCCTCAGCGTCACCTGCAGTTTTACAGGGCTGCTTAGAGCCAACAGTCCCCTCCGCCTCCTTTGACTACTATAATGTATCAGACgacgaggaagaggaagaggcagaggaggactCGCACAAAGAGTTGGCGACGGCAGAGGACAACAAAGACCACGGGGAAGGGGGTGGTAACAGTGgaggcggtggtggtggtggggagggaaCCATGCAGTGGCTCCTGGAGCGGGAAAAGGACCATGATCTGCAGCGGAAACTGGAGACCAATCTGACCTTACTCAGCCCCAAggagacagagaacagcagcagccagaagTCGGCCCACTCTGCCCGTTTGGACAGCAtggacagcagcagtgtcacGGTGGACAGTGGATTCAACTCCCCCAG GACACGTGAAAGCCTTGCATCCAACACATCCAGCATTGTGGAAAGCAATAGACGGCAGAATCCAGCGCTGAGCCCAGGCCACATTGGCACCAGTAGTATTGGACTGCCATTCAGCTTTCGCGCCATCCCAGAGCCCCCCACCACACAGCCTGAGAAACTCCAGAAGTCATCGAACTGCCTGGCCTCCATCACCAGCGTCTGA
- the stox2a gene encoding storkhead-box protein 2 isoform X1, producing MEKFLQIAPHSLALVLSQVYRKGEEESPSSSSPPPPSPAVLSVKLQHHTGYEVFANFKAVNMQHFWNKPLTHALSEIFFLGWIDEHVLLIQGKEVHLQVLRNGWTRRTLKPPQGFDIKCIGDVSPISMSPISQSQFIPLGEILCLAISAMNSAHKPVNQEALVEHLTASFPGVPTPSSEVLRHTLNMLVRERKIYPTPEGYFIVTPQTYFITPSLIRTNNKWYHLDDRLPERQPQQQQQQQQQPQQCTSPQSGNVTPSTPGCLRERPPRKNHSDSYNSYREDPSRLHASALQSKSPKEHRGDSYQSKPPKDHSGEPPPSTSAKEHRGEPPSYPYPPLPTSPPAQQQPPPQDPADKSKNITSFPYKTDTLTKKKEGSGGSGSGEKQSKRFGLRLFRLSFKKDKMRQLATFSAQFPPEEWPLRDEDVPTTPIPREVEMEIIRRINPDLTVENVARHTAVMKRLEEERTQKNKAGSSAQHSARSRRGRGHRRAPHGKSRSHSKPRTSRGDPSEGSNWDLVFMERDYRFFSHSLVRSPREAMYTLERRRSGGATYLVHSNPNITESYCPVTPEWDVSGELAKRRTEMPFPEPSRGTCQSRVQRSHSHNQDRKSRQERSDQAKERSRSMDNSLKGLSLGAPEDFEPSLEERSHYYTDDGTLRATQKSSHYSRIMFSAAKFHSDFNVPDLGKGSLDESRIRSTMERNKSRDSLPTYNELMGLSPKPSTDEYFQCNTSNETILTAPSPQAKSEYDTLTSSGGLRKGSPADRQTPHLTSPHTMEYKEDLSAAKGQNGSVRLTPSQTPEPVQNARLTPHQHNVDPGGGGSSMVIKRKEIFSKDTLFKPPHNALSTGYVDSSYTKSGTLRKASHAKSTEALDNPEPQQPSNSATSSASPAVLQGCLEPTVPSASFDYYNVSDDEEEEEAEEDSHKELATAEDNKDHGEGGGNSGGGGGGGEGTMQWLLEREKDHDLQRKLETNLTLLSPKETENSSSQKSAHSARLDSMDSSSVTVDSGFNSPRTRESLASNTSSIVESNRRQNPALSPGHIGTSSIGLPFSFRAIPEPPTTQPEKLQKSSNCLASITSV from the exons ATGGAGAAGTTCCTCCAGATAGCTCCGCACTCTCTGGCTCTGGTGCTGTCGCAGGTTTACAGAAAAGGTGAAGAGGagtcaccatcatcatcatcaccaccaccaccatcaccggCCGTGCTCTCGGTTAAGTTACAGCATCACACCGGGTACGAGGTGTTCGCTAATTTCAAAGCCGTAAACATGCAGCATTTCTGGAACAAGCCGCTGACGCACGCTCTCTCCGAAATCTTCTTCCTCGGCTGGATAGACGAACATGTGCTGCTGATCCAGGGCAAAGAAGTTCATCTGCAAGTCCTCAGGAACGGATGGACCAGGCGGACACTAAAACCGCCGCAGGGCTTTGACATCAAGTGCATAG gtgaCGTGTCTCCCATCAGTATGTCACCCATCAGCCAGTCACAGTTCATCCCGCTGGGGGAGATCTTGTGCCTGGCCATCTCTGCTATGAACTCTGCCCACAAGCCTGTCAACCAGGAGGCTCTGGTGGAGCACCTCACTGCCAGCTTCCCAG GCGTGCCTACACCCAGCTCAGAGGTTCTGCGACATACCCTGAACATGCTGGTGCGAGAGAGGAAGATCTACCCAACTCCAGAGGGCTACTTCATTGTCACTCCCCAGACCTACTTTATCACTCCCTCCCTcatcagaaccaacaacaaGTGGTATCACCTGGATGATCGGCTGCCAGAGCGTCAACcgcaacaacaacagcagcagcagcagcaacctcAGCAATGCACTTCGCCTCAGTCTGGCAACGTCACTCCGTCCACACCTGGCTGCCTGAGAGAGAGGCCTCCTCGCAAGAATCACAGTGACTCATACAATTCCTATCGCGAAGACCCCTCCAGACTTCACGCCTCTGCGCTCCAAAGTAAGTCACCCAAGGAGCACAGGGGAGATTCCTATCAAAGTAAGCCACCTAAGGATCACAGTGGGGAACCTCCACCGAGCACGTCAGCCAAGGAGCACCGAGGAGAACCGCCTTCATACCCCTATCCCCCACTTCCCACCTCCCCCCCTGCCCAGCAGCAACCGCCGCCTCAAGATCCAGCTGATAAGAGCAAAAACATCACTTCTTTTCCTTATAAAACTGACACTTTGaccaaaaagaaagaaggaagtgGTGGCAGCGGAAGTGGCGAGAAGCAATCCAAAAGGTTTGGACTCAGGCTGTTCAGACTGAGTTTCAAGAAGGACAAAATGCGGCAGCTGGCCACCTTCTCAGCCCAGTTCCCCCCGGAAGAGTGGCCTCTTCGTGACGAGGATGTGCCGACCACGCCCATTCCCCGCGAGGTGGAGATGGAGATTATCCGCCGAATCAACCCCGACCTAACAGTGGAGAATGTGGCGAGGCACACGGCTGTGATGAAGAGGCTGGAGGAAGAGCGTACGCAGAAGAACAAGGCGGGCTCTTCGGCCCAGCACAGTGCACGCAGCAGGAGGGGAAGGGGCCACCGGAGGGCTCCACATGGTAAGTCCCGCTCTCATAGCAAACCCCGGACCTCTAGGGGAGACCCCTCTGAGGGTTCAAACTGGGACCTCGTGTTCATGGAAAGAGATTACCGCTTCTTTAGCCACTCATTGGTTCGCTCGCCTCGGGAGGCCATGTACACCCTGGAGCGCAGGCGGAGTGGAGGTGCAACGTACCTGGTCCACAGCAACCCCAACATTACTGAATCGTACTGCCCTGTTACCCCCGAGTGGGATGTGTCTGGGGAGCTGGCTAAGAGACGGACAGAGATGCCCTTCCCTGAGCCGTCACGTGGAACGTGCCAGTCCAGGGTGCAAAGAAGTCACAGTCACAATCAGGACAGGAAGTCGCGTCAGGAGAGGTCTGATCAAGCTAAAGAACGATCTCGGTCCATGGACAACTCCCTCAAGGGCCTGTCACTGGGTGCGCCAGAAGACTTTGAACCCAGTCTGGAGGAGCGTAGTCATTACTACACTGATGACGGTACCCTGCGGGCCACACAGAAGTCCTCCCACTACTCAAGGATCATGTTCTCTGCTGCTAAGTTCCACTCTGATTTTAATGTGCCTGATTTGGGGAAAGGGAGTTTGGACGAGTCGAGGATCCGGAGTACGATGGAGAGGAACAAAAGCAGAGACAGCTTGCCAACGTACAATGAGCTAATGGGACTTTCTCCTAAGCCCTCAACAGATGAGTACTTCCAGTGCAATACGTCAAATGAAACAATCCTAACTGCCCCTTCGCCTCAGGCAAAATCAGAATATGACACATTAACCTCATCAGGGGGACTCCGAAAGGGCTCTCCGGCTGACCGCCAAACGCCTCACCTCACCTCTCCTCATACGATGGAGTACAAAGAGGACTTGTCGGCAGCAAAGGGACAGAATGGCTCGGTGCGACTGACACCAAGCCAGACGCCGGAGCCAGTGCAAAATGCCCGTTTGACGCCACACCAACACAACGTAGATCCCGGAGGGGGAGGGAGCAGTATGGTGATCAAGAGGAAAGAGATCTTCAGCAAGGACACTTTGTTCAAACCTCCACACAATGCCTTGTCCACAGGCTATGTGGACAGCAGCTACACCAAGTCCGGCACATTGCGGAAAGCCTCACATGCCAAATCAACAGAGGCCCTAGACAATCCTGAGCCCCAGCAGCCTTCCAATTCAGCCACTTCCTCAGCGTCACCTGCAGTTTTACAGGGCTGCTTAGAGCCAACAGTCCCCTCCGCCTCCTTTGACTACTATAATGTATCAGACgacgaggaagaggaagaggcagaggaggactCGCACAAAGAGTTGGCGACGGCAGAGGACAACAAAGACCACGGGGAAGGGGGTGGTAACAGTGgaggcggtggtggtggtggggagggaaCCATGCAGTGGCTCCTGGAGCGGGAAAAGGACCATGATCTGCAGCGGAAACTGGAGACCAATCTGACCTTACTCAGCCCCAAggagacagagaacagcagcagccagaagTCGGCCCACTCTGCCCGTTTGGACAGCAtggacagcagcagtgtcacGGTGGACAGTGGATTCAACTCCCCCAG GACACGTGAAAGCCTTGCATCCAACACATCCAGCATTGTGGAAAGCAATAGACGGCAGAATCCAGCGCTGAGCCCAGGCCACATTGGCACCAGTAGTATTGGACTGCCATTCAGCTTTCGCGCCATCCCAGAGCCCCCCACCACACAGCCTGAGAAACTCCAGAAGTCATCGAACTGCCTGGCCTCCATCACCAGCGTCTGA
- the LOC108893087 gene encoding LOW QUALITY PROTEIN: caspase-3-like (The sequence of the model RefSeq protein was modified relative to this genomic sequence to represent the inferred CDS: deleted 1 base in 1 codon) — MSANGPGRGDDSTDAKAGNGQGSEGSPFAPMDVDAKPQSHSFRYSLDFPCIGQCIIINNKNFDKRTGMNQRNGTDVDAANVMKVFCKLGYKVKVFNDQTVDQLKNVFTTVSKEDHSCFASFVCVLLSHGDEGVFFGTDGSIELKYLTSLFRGDRCKSLVGKPKLFFIQACRGTDLDAGIEADSRDDGTTKIPVEADFLYAFSTAPGYYSWRNTMTGSWFIQSLCDMISKYWKELEVLHIMTRVNHKVAVEFESVSNQPGFDKRKQIPCIVSMLTKEMYFSP, encoded by the exons ATGTCGGCTAATGGACCAGGACGTGGAGACGACTCCACAGACGCAAAGGCGGGCAATGGACAAGG GTCAGAAGGGTCACCATTTGCTCCCATGGACGTGGATGCCAAACCCCAGTCCCACAGCTTCAGATACAGCCTGGATTTCCCCTGCATCGGccagtgcatcatcatcaacaataAGAACTTTGACAAAAGAACAG GCATGAATCAGCGCAATGGTACAGACGTAGATGCTGCCAACGTGATGAAAGTGTTTTGCAAGTTGGGTTACAAAGTGAAAGTTTTCAATGACCAGACAGTCGATcagttgaaaaatgtttttactacTG TGTCAAAGGAAGATCACAGCTGCTTTGCCTCATTCGTCTGTGTTCTGTTGAGTCATGGAGATGAGGGTGTGTTCTTTGGTACAGATGGCTCAATAGAGCTCAAGTACCTCACATCACTGTTTCGAGGTGATCGCTGCAAGTCACTGGTGGGAAAGCCCAAACTCTTCTTCATCCAG GCTTGCAGAGGCACTGATCTGGATGCAGGCATTGAAGCGGACAGCAGAGATGATGGCACTACCAAAATCCCAGTGGAAGCTGAC TTCCTCTACGCCTTCTCCACAGCCCCAG GCTACTACTCATGGAGGAATACTATGACCGGGTCCTGGTTCATCCAGTCACTGTGCGACATGATCAGCAAATATTGGAAAGAATTGGAGGTCCTGCACATCATGACACGAGTCAACCACAAGGTGGCGGTAGAGTTTGAGTCTGTCTCCAACCAACCAGGTTTTGATAAGAGGAAACAAATCCCATGCATTGTGTCGATGCTGACCAAAGAGATGTATTTTTCCCCTTGA